A stretch of the Planktothrix serta PCC 8927 genome encodes the following:
- a CDS encoding type II toxin-antitoxin system RelE/ParE family toxin: MTDKPIRWIGSSLEDLSNFPESARRKAGFQLRAIQRGETPSDFKPMSIVGLGVEEIRIRVNDAYRIFYVARFEEAIYVLHAFQKKTQKTSKIDIEIGQKRYQQMLQYRQFHKQGMDK, encoded by the coding sequence ATGACTGATAAACCCATTCGCTGGATAGGATCATCCCTAGAAGATTTATCAAATTTTCCAGAGTCAGCCCGTCGTAAAGCTGGTTTTCAGCTTCGTGCTATTCAGAGAGGAGAGACACCTTCCGACTTTAAACCAATGTCTATTGTTGGTTTAGGAGTTGAAGAAATCCGTATTCGAGTTAATGATGCTTATCGCATCTTCTATGTTGCCCGGTTTGAGGAAGCTATTTATGTACTCCATGCTTTCCAAAAGAAGACTCAAAAAACCTCAAAAATAGATATAGAAATTGGACAAAAGCGTTATCAACAAATGTTGCAATACCGACAGTTTCATAAACAAGGAATGGACAAATGA
- a CDS encoding helix-turn-helix domain-containing protein — MTLTIDKAVYRNLLAEVTPQVIETEEEYDRILAIVERLTFAKTRTPEERALLKLLVQLVETYESEQYPIDESAPHEILQHLMEISGTCEKDLVGAIGSSDVVSEVVNGKRSISKMQAKALADYFQVSINLFI; from the coding sequence ATGACCCTTACTATTGATAAAGCTGTTTATAGAAATCTGTTAGCTGAAGTCACTCCTCAAGTGATTGAAACGGAGGAGGAGTATGATCGTATTTTAGCTATTGTTGAACGATTAACCTTTGCTAAAACTCGCACTCCTGAAGAACGAGCATTATTAAAATTGCTGGTTCAGTTAGTTGAAACCTACGAATCAGAACAGTATCCCATCGATGAATCTGCACCCCACGAGATCCTACAACATTTGATGGAAATCAGTGGAACTTGTGAAAAGGATTTAGTTGGTGCTATTGGCTCAAGTGATGTTGTCTCTGAAGTTGTTAATGGTAAACGTTCTATTAGTAAGATGCAAGCAAAAGCACTGGCTGATTATTTTCAAGTTTCAATTAACTTATTTATTTAG
- the crtO gene encoding beta-carotene ketolase CrtO, with protein MSTYDVIIIGAGHNGLVCAAYLLKAGYSVLLLEKRPVPGGAATTEEVIPKEAPGFKFNLCAIDHEFIHLGPIVQELELTKYGLEYLYCDPVVFCPHPDGRYFLAHRSVEKTCAEIARYSERDAQKYKEFVEYWQRIMSAVSPLFNAPPTAILDIAKNFDSDSFRDLLAVFGGTDKILDFVRTMLISPEDLVNEWFDTEIVKAPLARLAAEIGAPPSQKGISVGASMLAMRHHPGMSRPRGGTGALTQALVNLVKHLGGVILTETPVQKLLIDNGRVVGVRVSEIQEYRAKRGVISNIDARRLFLQCVDAGDIDAADPNLRERLDRKMINNNETILKIDCALSEPLRFDAYNHQDSYLIGSVLIADSVNHVEKAHNLCTVGEIPDHDPSVYLVVPTVLDPSMAPEGKHTLWIEFFAPYQIAGAEGTGLNGTGWTDELKYKVADRVLDKIAEYAPNLKHSILARRVESPAELGERLGSYKGNCYHLDMTLDQMIFFRPLPELANYTTPIQGLFLTGAGTHPGGSISGMPGRNCARVFIQAQKPFHQVLKQTQNSLKSVWQSLGQH; from the coding sequence ATGTCTACTTATGATGTGATTATAATTGGTGCAGGTCATAATGGGTTAGTTTGTGCGGCTTATCTTCTCAAAGCCGGATATAGTGTTTTGCTGTTAGAAAAACGTCCCGTTCCTGGGGGGGCGGCTACCACAGAAGAAGTTATCCCTAAAGAAGCACCTGGATTTAAGTTTAACCTCTGTGCTATTGATCATGAATTTATCCATCTTGGCCCCATTGTTCAGGAATTAGAATTAACAAAATATGGTTTAGAGTATTTATATTGTGACCCCGTTGTGTTTTGTCCGCATCCCGATGGACGGTATTTTTTAGCTCATCGTTCCGTTGAAAAAACCTGTGCAGAAATAGCTCGATATAGTGAACGGGATGCTCAAAAATATAAAGAATTTGTTGAATATTGGCAACGAATTATGAGTGCTGTTAGTCCTTTATTTAATGCGCCTCCAACTGCAATTCTTGATATTGCTAAAAACTTTGATTCTGATTCCTTTAGGGATTTATTAGCCGTTTTTGGAGGAACGGATAAAATCTTAGATTTTGTTAGAACCATGTTAATTAGTCCAGAGGATTTAGTTAATGAATGGTTTGATACCGAAATTGTTAAAGCACCTTTAGCAAGATTAGCCGCAGAAATTGGCGCTCCTCCTTCTCAAAAAGGTATTTCTGTGGGGGCGAGTATGTTAGCCATGCGTCATCATCCGGGGATGTCTCGCCCTCGTGGGGGTACAGGCGCGTTGACTCAAGCCTTAGTCAATTTAGTTAAACATTTAGGGGGCGTTATTCTAACCGAAACTCCGGTGCAAAAACTATTAATTGATAACGGTCGTGTGGTTGGCGTGAGAGTATCAGAAATTCAAGAATATCGAGCTAAACGGGGAGTGATTTCTAATATTGATGCTCGACGGTTATTTTTACAATGTGTGGATGCGGGAGATATAGACGCAGCCGACCCAAATTTGCGAGAACGATTAGATCGCAAAATGATTAATAATAATGAAACAATCCTTAAAATTGATTGTGCTTTATCGGAACCTTTACGATTTGATGCTTATAATCATCAAGATAGTTATTTAATTGGATCAGTGTTAATTGCTGATTCTGTTAATCATGTTGAAAAAGCCCATAATTTATGTACGGTTGGGGAAATTCCTGATCATGATCCTTCTGTTTATTTAGTCGTCCCAACGGTATTAGATCCTTCTATGGCTCCTGAAGGAAAACATACCTTATGGATTGAATTTTTTGCCCCTTATCAAATAGCTGGAGCCGAAGGAACGGGGTTAAATGGAACCGGATGGACGGATGAGTTAAAATATAAAGTAGCTGATCGGGTGCTGGATAAAATTGCTGAATACGCTCCTAATCTCAAGCATTCAATTTTAGCGCGGCGGGTGGAAAGTCCGGCGGAATTAGGAGAACGGTTAGGATCTTATAAAGGTAATTGTTATCATCTTGATATGACCTTAGATCAGATGATTTTTTTCCGTCCCCTGCCGGAATTGGCGAATTATACCACCCCCATTCAAGGTTTATTTTTAACGGGTGCAGGGACTCATCCCGGCGGTTCAATTTCAGGGATGCCGGGGCGCAATTGTGCTCGTGTATTTATTCAGGCGCAAAAACCGTTTCATCAAGTCTTAAAACAGACTCAAAATTCCCTCAAGTCTGTTTGGCAGTCTCTAGGACAGCATTAA
- a CDS encoding type II toxin-antitoxin system PemK/MazF family toxin produces MTKGKVVLVHFPFDDLSATKVRPAFCLTNQIGQYNHIILALITSTTPTNITESDVLLNTDHPDFKASGLHKPSTIKLDFLVTVRSSIILRELGQLSEDTQEQITQKLCKLLSE; encoded by the coding sequence ATGACTAAAGGTAAAGTTGTATTAGTGCATTTTCCATTTGATGATTTATCTGCAACAAAAGTCCGTCCTGCGTTTTGTCTTACCAATCAAATTGGGCAGTATAATCATATTATTCTAGCGTTGATTACCAGTACAACTCCAACTAATATAACAGAATCAGATGTTTTACTAAATACAGATCACCCTGATTTTAAAGCCTCTGGGTTACACAAACCTTCAACGATCAAGTTAGATTTTTTAGTCACAGTTCGATCATCTATTATCTTGCGTGAACTCGGTCAATTATCCGAAGATACACAAGAACAAATTACTCAAAAACTGTGTAAGTTACTGTCTGAATAA
- a CDS encoding helix-turn-helix domain-containing transcriptional regulator, producing the protein MTNVKIQTSKSYQEFLIEQLKDPEHAALYIEACLEEQHPEPELLRNVLRNVIEAQEQNNTLSESSKLSHQKLDQILTESGCAEIYAFVEVLNTLGFQISISLKETE; encoded by the coding sequence ATGACAAACGTGAAAATACAAACCAGTAAAAGTTATCAGGAGTTTTTAATTGAACAGTTAAAAGATCCTGAACACGCTGCACTTTATATTGAAGCCTGCTTAGAAGAACAGCATCCAGAACCGGAATTACTGAGAAATGTCTTGAGAAATGTGATAGAAGCTCAAGAACAAAATAACACTCTATCTGAATCTTCAAAGTTATCTCATCAAAAACTCGATCAAATCTTAACAGAAAGCGGTTGTGCTGAAATTTATGCTTTTGTTGAAGTTTTAAATACTTTAGGGTTTCAAATTTCGATCAGTTTGAAAGAAACAGAATAA
- a CDS encoding MFS transporter, whose protein sequence is MECENQIMSFIREFRTFLLFWLGQSLSEVGTRLTGFGLGIWVYQTTHTVTQLSLVLFFTTLPGVLITPFVGVIVDKWHRKTTIILSEIGASIITLTLALLLWTDNLQLWHTYIAAFFTSVCGSFQMTAKAAALPMMVPREQIGRANGLIQFSSAVGQLAAPVLAGVIIVNLQLQGLLLIDFASYFIGLLTLSIINIPQPEPKMISKTGIMAVIYDIIYGWENISSRLILKIILIFMTLVSLINGMTTVLINPLILSFATATTFGSVMSVAGCGMVAGSIVMSVWGGEKKSVSSLFLFSALNGIALMIAGLRPSIWLITLGISLSFFTLPIVLSTNNTIWQNSIEPSVQGRVLALFYTITGLGSALGNLSASPLADAILEPMLRSNGILAPTIGKLIGTGAGRGIGLLLITEGLLMLIVSLSLYSYFYFRHSEEYGFETV, encoded by the coding sequence ATGGAATGTGAAAATCAAATTATGTCTTTCATTCGTGAATTCCGTACTTTTCTTCTGTTTTGGTTAGGTCAATCCCTATCTGAAGTTGGAACACGCTTGACGGGATTTGGTTTAGGTATCTGGGTTTACCAAACCACTCATACAGTGACCCAATTAAGTTTAGTGTTATTTTTTACTACCTTACCAGGTGTTCTCATTACGCCATTTGTGGGTGTTATAGTAGACAAATGGCATCGCAAAACCACAATTATATTGAGTGAAATAGGAGCATCTATTATTACACTCACACTGGCTTTACTCCTATGGACTGACAATCTACAACTTTGGCATACTTATATAGCTGCATTTTTTACATCAGTCTGTGGTTCTTTTCAGATGACAGCAAAAGCTGCTGCTTTACCAATGATGGTTCCTAGGGAACAGATTGGCAGAGCTAACGGTTTGATACAATTTAGTTCAGCAGTAGGACAGCTAGCGGCACCAGTCTTAGCAGGTGTGATTATCGTCAATTTACAGCTTCAAGGTCTACTGCTCATTGATTTTGCTAGCTACTTTATCGGATTATTAACATTATCAATCATTAACATTCCCCAGCCAGAGCCTAAAATGATATCAAAAACGGGAATAATGGCTGTTATTTATGACATTATTTATGGTTGGGAAAATATTTCTTCACGCCTTATTTTAAAAATAATATTAATATTTATGACGCTTGTTTCCCTAATTAATGGGATGACGACAGTCTTAATTAATCCTCTGATATTATCTTTTGCCACAGCGACAACTTTTGGTAGTGTCATGTCAGTTGCTGGCTGTGGAATGGTTGCTGGTAGCATTGTTATGAGTGTCTGGGGAGGAGAGAAAAAATCTGTTTCTTCCTTGTTTTTGTTTTCTGCGTTAAATGGTATTGCTTTGATGATTGCAGGCTTAAGACCATCTATCTGGCTGATTACTTTAGGGATATCGCTTTCATTCTTTACCCTGCCTATTGTCTTAAGTACGAATAATACAATTTGGCAAAATAGTATAGAGCCAAGCGTTCAGGGGCGTGTGCTAGCGTTGTTCTACACTATCACGGGCTTAGGGTCAGCTTTGGGTAATCTTAGTGCCAGTCCACTAGCTGATGCAATTTTAGAACCTATGCTGCGATCGAATGGTATACTTGCTCCCACTATCGGTAAACTCATTGGCACTGGTGCAGGCCGAGGTATTGGACTTCTGCTAATAACAGAAGGTTTACTGATGTTAATCGTATCACTTAGTTTGTACAGTTATTTTTATTTTCGACACTCAGAAGAATATGGGTTTGAAACAGTATAA
- a CDS encoding pentapeptide repeat-containing protein has product MKPTEHSPTSVLMSPRELLDRYAAGKRGFIGVNLQGADLRGAVLKSILLWQTNLKSANLSGADLSNSHLFANLIQTNLSGADLSSAKLIYADLRKADLTCAKLFKTNLKGADLRGADLRGAKLIYTDLEDANLKGANLKGVIFFAVNLNQANLAGTDLSQTTFIKTETTSAILSEPEAN; this is encoded by the coding sequence ATGAAGCCAACAGAACACAGTCCCACCTCGGTTTTAATGAGTCCTCGTGAACTGTTAGATCGTTATGCAGCAGGAAAACGGGGTTTTATTGGGGTAAATTTGCAAGGTGCGGATTTACGCGGCGCGGTATTAAAAAGTATTTTACTTTGGCAAACTAATCTTAAATCAGCCAATTTAAGTGGGGCAGATTTAAGTAATTCTCATTTATTTGCTAACTTAATTCAAACCAATTTAAGTGGGGCAGATTTGTCGAGTGCTAAACTAATTTATGCCGATTTAAGAAAAGCAGATTTAACCTGTGCTAAATTATTTAAAACGAATTTGAAAGGGGCAGATTTAAGAGGAGCAGATTTAAGAGGGGCTAAATTAATTTATACGGATCTGGAGGATGCTAATTTAAAAGGCGCTAATTTAAAAGGGGTAATTTTCTTTGCTGTTAATTTGAATCAAGCCAATTTAGCGGGAACTGATTTGAGCCAAACCACATTTATTAAAACCGAGACTACATCGGCTATTTTATCAGAACCAGAAGCAAACTGA
- a CDS encoding VIT1/CCC1 transporter family protein yields MNAFIKSDLESLKDEQLRNIFNNLNLININIFPPKRQEMINTIYGFLQNHTKSVKSLKEINDRDIIGCWRKYIKKFILENKNEKNDELSEQKDLILAQILKIHTVTEVSEIRDQLEAISRNLLLFVFKSLGEKEKQQLIKKIQEETAVKYHAKLTDEILNKAMIEAILGGATPVALGAALPIVAGLSFHYLSTGFLVTVVLPAILGVFGINLAAFLGGLAVVAGPIGWGIAGGVGLVATLLAGSKFFQQRDEVLLVMTILFIYTSIYQNRMPTLPGN; encoded by the coding sequence ATGAATGCTTTTATAAAATCTGATTTAGAGTCTCTAAAAGACGAACAACTCAGAAATATTTTTAACAACCTTAATCTGATCAATATTAATATTTTTCCTCCTAAACGACAGGAAATGATAAATACAATTTACGGTTTTCTGCAAAACCATACTAAGTCTGTAAAAAGCCTGAAAGAAATTAATGATCGAGATATTATCGGTTGTTGGCGAAAGTACATTAAAAAATTTATTTTAGAAAACAAAAATGAAAAAAATGATGAGTTGAGTGAACAAAAGGATCTAATTTTAGCACAAATTTTAAAAATTCATACGGTTACTGAAGTGAGTGAAATTAGAGACCAATTAGAAGCGATTTCACGCAATCTTTTGTTATTTGTGTTTAAATCATTAGGAGAGAAAGAAAAACAACAATTAATCAAAAAAATTCAGGAAGAAACTGCTGTTAAGTATCATGCTAAGCTAACGGATGAAATATTAAATAAAGCTATGATAGAAGCTATTTTAGGTGGTGCTACCCCAGTAGCTTTAGGTGCTGCACTACCTATAGTCGCTGGTTTGTCATTTCACTATTTATCAACAGGTTTCCTCGTCACTGTTGTACTGCCAGCAATTTTAGGTGTTTTTGGGATAAATTTGGCTGCATTTCTAGGAGGTTTAGCAGTTGTAGCAGGCCCTATTGGATGGGGAATTGCTGGAGGTGTTGGTTTAGTGGCAACATTATTAGCAGGTTCTAAGTTTTTCCAGCAAAGGGATGAAGTGTTATTGGTGATGACAATACTTTTTATTTATACTAGCATATATCAAAACCGAATGCCCACATTACCAGGAAATTAA
- a CDS encoding helix-turn-helix domain-containing protein: MSQNQVPEIIQGRTNVFEDLGFAPEEALNLKIRADLMLTIKHFIQTKGWTQKQAAVFFGETQPRISDLMNGDIERFSIDKLVIMIAKAGMDIRVEVNIKAA, from the coding sequence ATGAGCCAGAATCAAGTTCCTGAAATTATTCAAGGTCGCACTAATGTATTTGAAGATTTAGGCTTTGCGCCTGAAGAAGCTCTCAATCTCAAAATTCGTGCTGATCTCATGTTAACAATTAAACATTTTATTCAGACAAAAGGATGGACTCAAAAGCAAGCTGCTGTATTTTTTGGCGAGACTCAACCTCGCATTAGTGATTTGATGAATGGCGATATCGAAAGATTTAGTATTGATAAATTAGTGATAATGATAGCTAAAGCAGGTATGGATATTCGTGTTGAAGTCAATATAAAAGCAGCCTAA
- the pruA gene encoding L-glutamate gamma-semialdehyde dehydrogenase: MVAQYPDTYEAKTQEIAKQLLAATQEKKRSLLGQLQDQMRLDDKLLDWTMANPGLRVQLFHFIDCLPALRSRPEIAAHLQEYLTTEAVELPDFLKKLLNFANPDSVAGQLAATTVAPAVETLAQKYIAGENIPKVIRTLEQLRKDKMAFTVDLLGEAVITETEAESYLNNYLELIENLSNAAKRWQNIPQIDQADGQPIPQVQVSVKLTAFYSQFDPLDAKGSEEKVGKRIRILLRRAKELGAAVHFDMEQYAYKDLTFSILKNLLMEEEFRSRTDIGMTVQAYLRESQKDLEGIIEWLKLRGYPLSIRLVKGAYWDQETIKSMQNDWPQPVYNDKAATDANFERLTQLMLENHQYIYSAIGSHNVRSQARAIAIAETLNVPSRAFEMQVLYGMGDQLAKALVQKGYRVRMYCPYGDLLPGMSYLIRRLLENTANSSFVRQSSENRPIEELLSPPKDNPNSNIFDTWKPVFPNSADTNFSNAALRDKGLRALEIVYHQLGQTYNPLINGQYVNTVQIVDSVNPSNPSEIVGKVGLISVEQAETAIQAAKAAFPAWRHTPVRERAGVLRKAAELFEQRRAEFSAWMVYEVGKPLHQCDAEISEAIDFCRYYADEMERLDQGYQYDTAGETNRYNYQPRGISLIISPWNFPLAIPVGMTVASLVTGNCTLLKPAEVSSVIAAKITEVLVDAGVPPGVFQYVPGKGSTVGSYMVQHPDVHMITFTGSQEVGCRIYAEAALLKPGQKHLKRVVAEMGGKNAIIVDESADLDQAVAGVVYSAFGYTGQKCSACSRVVVLEPVYQAFVNRLTEAVRSLNVGDAALLSTQVGPVIDANAQQKIKEYIEIGKQEAELAIQVSVPETGYFVGPTVFINVLPTAKIAQEEIFGPVLSVIKAQNFEEALTIANGTNFALTGGLYSRTPSHISKAKAEFEVGNLYINRGITGAIVSRQPFGGFKLSGVGSKAGGPDYLLQFLEPRHITENIQRQGFAPIEGVE, from the coding sequence GTGGTTGCACAATACCCTGACACCTACGAAGCCAAAACACAAGAGATTGCTAAACAACTGCTGGCGGCGACCCAGGAGAAAAAACGCTCATTGTTGGGTCAGTTACAAGACCAAATGCGCTTAGATGATAAACTCCTCGACTGGACAATGGCAAACCCTGGTTTACGGGTGCAATTATTTCATTTTATTGATTGTTTACCAGCGCTGCGGAGTAGACCCGAAATTGCCGCACATTTACAGGAATATCTGACAACAGAAGCAGTCGAACTCCCCGATTTTCTCAAAAAATTACTTAATTTTGCTAACCCCGACTCCGTAGCCGGACAACTGGCGGCAACAACAGTAGCTCCGGCGGTAGAAACCTTAGCTCAAAAATATATTGCTGGGGAAAATATTCCCAAAGTGATTAGAACTTTAGAACAGTTACGCAAAGATAAAATGGCGTTTACTGTTGATTTATTAGGGGAAGCTGTTATTACCGAAACTGAGGCAGAATCTTACCTCAATAATTATTTAGAATTGATAGAAAACCTCAGCAATGCTGCGAAAAGATGGCAGAATATTCCCCAAATTGATCAAGCCGATGGACAGCCTATTCCTCAAGTTCAAGTTTCCGTTAAATTAACGGCTTTTTATTCTCAATTTGACCCCTTAGATGCTAAAGGAAGTGAAGAAAAAGTTGGTAAACGTATCCGAATTTTATTACGTCGGGCGAAAGAATTGGGGGCTGCTGTTCATTTTGATATGGAACAATACGCCTATAAAGATTTAACCTTCAGCATTTTAAAAAATCTGTTGATGGAAGAAGAATTCCGCAGCCGCACGGATATTGGGATGACGGTACAAGCCTATTTGCGGGAGTCTCAAAAGGATTTAGAAGGAATTATAGAATGGCTGAAGTTGCGGGGATATCCCCTGAGTATTCGACTGGTTAAAGGGGCTTATTGGGATCAAGAAACAATTAAATCCATGCAGAATGACTGGCCCCAACCTGTCTATAATGATAAAGCTGCAACGGATGCTAATTTTGAACGGTTGACCCAATTGATGTTAGAAAATCATCAATATATTTATTCAGCTATTGGTAGCCATAATGTTCGTTCTCAAGCTAGAGCGATCGCCATTGCTGAAACCTTAAATGTCCCTAGTCGTGCCTTTGAAATGCAGGTATTATATGGCATGGGAGATCAACTCGCTAAAGCCTTAGTTCAGAAAGGATATCGGGTCAGAATGTATTGCCCTTATGGGGATTTATTACCCGGAATGTCTTATTTAATTCGGCGGTTATTAGAAAATACGGCTAATAGTTCCTTTGTGCGTCAAAGTTCAGAAAATCGCCCCATTGAGGAGTTATTATCACCTCCAAAAGATAACCCAAATAGCAATATTTTTGATACCTGGAAACCCGTATTTCCAAATTCAGCCGATACGAACTTTTCTAATGCTGCTTTACGCGATAAAGGGTTACGCGCCTTAGAAATTGTCTATCATCAATTGGGACAAACTTACAACCCGTTAATTAATGGTCAATATGTCAATACCGTGCAAATTGTAGACTCGGTAAACCCCTCCAACCCCTCAGAAATTGTTGGGAAAGTCGGGTTAATTAGTGTTGAACAGGCGGAAACCGCTATTCAAGCCGCCAAAGCTGCATTCCCTGCATGGCGGCATACTCCAGTCCGAGAACGGGCGGGTGTGCTGCGGAAAGCTGCCGAACTGTTTGAACAACGACGGGCGGAGTTCAGTGCTTGGATGGTGTATGAAGTCGGCAAACCCCTGCACCAGTGCGATGCTGAGATATCGGAAGCGATTGATTTTTGTCGCTATTATGCCGATGAAATGGAACGGTTAGATCAGGGCTACCAGTATGATACCGCCGGAGAAACCAACCGTTATAACTATCAGCCACGTGGCATTTCTCTGATTATTTCCCCCTGGAATTTCCCCCTCGCCATTCCCGTTGGGATGACGGTCGCATCCTTAGTCACGGGTAACTGCACGTTACTCAAGCCTGCGGAAGTTTCATCGGTGATTGCTGCTAAAATTACCGAAGTGTTAGTCGATGCAGGTGTGCCACCGGGAGTGTTCCAATATGTACCCGGAAAAGGTTCAACGGTGGGTTCCTACATGGTACAACACCCGGACGTTCACATGATTACCTTCACGGGTTCCCAAGAGGTGGGATGTCGGATTTATGCAGAAGCGGCACTGCTGAAACCCGGACAGAAACATCTGAAGCGGGTTGTTGCCGAAATGGGGGGCAAAAATGCCATTATTGTTGATGAAAGTGCCGACCTTGACCAAGCGGTGGCGGGGGTGGTCTATTCTGCCTTTGGGTATACGGGTCAAAAATGTTCCGCCTGTTCCCGCGTGGTGGTGTTGGAACCTGTTTATCAGGCGTTTGTTAACCGTTTAACAGAGGCAGTACGGTCTTTAAATGTGGGGGATGCGGCGTTACTGAGTACGCAGGTTGGCCCGGTGATTGATGCCAATGCTCAACAGAAGATTAAGGAGTATATTGAGATTGGTAAACAAGAAGCAGAATTAGCGATCCAAGTGTCTGTACCAGAAACGGGTTATTTTGTCGGCCCAACGGTTTTTATTAATGTTTTACCGACGGCAAAAATCGCCCAAGAGGAAATTTTTGGCCCGGTTTTATCCGTGATTAAAGCCCAAAATTTTGAGGAAGCGTTGACTATTGCTAATGGGACTAATTTTGCATTAACGGGGGGTTTATATTCACGAACTCCGTCCCATATTAGCAAGGCAAAAGCGGAATTTGAAGTAGGAAATTTGTATATTAACCGAGGAATTACGGGGGCTATTGTTTCCCGTCAACCCTTCGGTGGGTTTAAACTTTCGGGTGTTGGATCTAAGGCGGGTGGCCCCGATTATTTATTACAATTCTTAGAACCCCGTCACATCACTGAAAACATTCAACGTCAAGGTTTTGCACCCATTGAAGGCGTTGAATAA
- a CDS encoding type II toxin-antitoxin system HigB family toxin codes for MFHLISIRNLRTDTAKYSDVKKQIDDWYAVVKKANWKNLEDVRKIYRDAEAVSNFTVFNIKGNNYRLIVGIDYEEQIVYYKYFLTHAEYDKGKWKNDPYY; via the coding sequence ATGTTCCATTTAATATCAATACGGAATCTTCGTACTGATACTGCAAAATATTCTGATGTCAAAAAGCAGATTGATGATTGGTATGCAGTTGTCAAAAAAGCCAATTGGAAGAACCTAGAAGATGTTCGTAAAATTTACCGAGATGCTGAAGCCGTGAGTAATTTTACTGTATTTAACATCAAAGGTAACAATTATCGATTAATTGTAGGTATCGACTACGAAGAACAGATCGTTTACTACAAATATTTTCTGACTCATGCCGAATATGACAAAGGCAAATGGAAAAATGACCCTTACTATTGA